The sequence GGAACACGATTTCGTAGTGTCGCATAATGGCTCCTTACGGTTTGAACAGCTTTCTACCCGATGTAGTAAAGCAAGGAGCGAATGGGAACATTCGCCGTGATAAACGGTTAATTGTAGCCGCTTGAGGACAGGGAAACAATGGCCGGAAAGTCCCATCATCCATCTGCCGGAGGGGGCTGGGAAGGGGCTGCCGGAAACTGACAGACGCCAGGCACCTCAGCGCCGGCAGGCTCCCTGATAGAGGATTACAGGCTCGACGGCCTCGAAACGGCACGAAAACCCGTGAGGAATGAGATAGGACTGGCCGCAGCGCAACGAAATCCTCCCCCGGCTCCAGGTGATCTGGCATCGGCCTTCGAGCACGATGCCGAGGCGCAGGGCTCCCGAGGCGTCGAAAACGTCTCCGCCAGCCAGCTCGATACGGCTGAGGCGAAACTCGTCCACCGGGACTTCATAGACGGCCTCCATGCCGTGCGACACCGGCCGCAGGATTTCCGCCGGCCGCCCCTCGAACCTGACGATCTCCAGCAGCGCCGGCACGTCCACGTGCTTGGGGGTCAAACCGCCGCGCAGGACATTGTTGGAGTTGGCCATGATCTCCACCCCCACTCCCTGCAGGTAGGCGTGGAGTTCGCCGGCGGCCTGAAAGATCGCATCCCCCGGCCGCAGACGGAGAAAGTTGAGCAGGAAGATGGAAAACAGCCCCCGGTCGTGATGGCCCGCCTGGGAGTAAAGTTCATCGGCCCACAGGAACCAGAATTCCCGCTGTTCTTTCGACCACGGGCCTTCCCGCTGCAGCCGCTGCAGCACCGGCCCGAGCAGGGCGTCCACTTCGGCCTGGGGCAAGGTCATCAGCGTCTCGTAGAAGCGCCTCAGGCCGCATTCCCGCAGCCGCCGCAGCAATCCCGCCCATTCGGGAATGCGCGCCAGTTCCGCCTCGATCTCCGCCTCGGGGCGAAAGCCCTTGAGGGCATAGAAGGGCGTCAGGGCGCTCAGAAGTTCCGGCTTGTGGTTGCGGTCGCGGTAATTGCGCCGGGGCGAATCCAGCGGGACGCCCTGCGCCTCCTCCCGCGCGTAGCCGGCCTCCGCCTGCCGCCTGTCGGGATGCACCTGGATCGACAACGGCCGGGCCGCCGCCAGGATCTTGAGCAGAAACGGCAGCTGGCCATGATACTTGTCGGCCAGCTCCCCCAGCAATTGCGTCGGTGCGGCGGCCAGCAGCCGGTCCAGCGGCACCTTGACGCCATCGATCACCGCCTGGGCCGGCAGATCGGGATGGGCCCCGATCCACAGTTCGGCGAAGGGTTTGCGCTCGGGATTGGGGATTCCCAGCAGCCGGGGGATGTAGTCGGGATCCCCCCAGGCGTAGTGCTGCACCCCGCAGAACAGGGGCAACGGGGCCGGATCACGGCGGAAAGCGGTGATCGCCCGCTCGATTCGGTCCTGCATCATGGCGCTCCAGCTTTGGTATAGGAGGCCCCGGCCGGGGCCTCCGTATGCCCGTCAGTCCGCCTGCCGGCGCAGGAAGGCGGGAATGTCGAGGTAGTCGAGATCGTCCTCCTGGGCGGCCGGCGTGCCGCTCGGCACGTTGAGCTTGCGCACCCGTTCCGGCTGGCGCCGGATCACCGCCGGGCGGTCGAGCTCCTCGTAGTCCACCTCGCCATCGGCCTTCTTTTCCACCAGCCGCACCGGCGGTTCGGCCGCGCTGCGACCGCCTTCCAAGCCGGTGGCCACCACGGTGACGCGGATCTCGTCCTGCAGCTCCGGATCGATGACGGTGCCGACGACCACCACCGCATCCTCGGAGGCGAACTCCTTGACCGTATTGCCGACGATGTCGAACTCGCCGATGGACAGGTCCAGACCGCCGGTGATGTTGACCAGGATGCCCTTGGCGCCCTGGAGGTTGATGTCCTCCAGCAGGGGGCTGGCGATGGCGCTTTCGGCCGCCTTGCGGGCCCGCTCCTCACCGCTGGCGCTGCCGGTGCCCATCATCGCCATGCCCATCTCCGACATCACGGTGCGCACGTCGGCGAAGTCCACGTTGATGAGGCCGGGACGGGTGATGAGCTCGGCGATCCCCTGCACCGCCCCCAGCAGCACGTCGTTAGCGGCGGCGAAGGCCTGCAACAGCGACGCCTGGCTGCCGAGCACCGGCAGCAGCTTCTCGTTGGGGATGGTTATGAGGGAATCGACGTAGCGGCTCAGTTCCTCGATGCCCTGCTCGGCGATGGCGCGGCGCTTGTTGCCCTCGAAGGGGAACGGCTTGGTCACCACGGCCACCGTCAGCACGCCCATGTCCTTGGCGATCTCAGCGAACACCGGCGCCGCACCGGTGCCGGTGCCGCCGCCCATGCCAGCGGTCAGGAACACCATGTCGGCCCCCTGGATGAGCTCCTGGATGCGGTCACGGTCGTCCATCGCCGCCTGCTTGCCCACTTCCGGGTTGGCCCCGGCGCCCAGCCCCTTGGTCAGTTCGGCGCCGATCTGCAGCACGTGCTTGGCCGCCGACTTGCGCAGGGCCTGGGCGTCGGTGTTGGCACAGATGAACTCGACCCCCTCGATGTTGCTGTTGACCATGTGGTCCACCGCATTGCTGCCACCGCCACCGATGCCGATCACCTTGATGACGGCGTTCTGCCCGTAATCGTCCACCATTTCAAATTTCATGGTATTGCTCCTCTCCTCTAGGCTTGTTTTCGACACGACAAAAATCGTCAAAAATTCCCCTGAAACCATCTGCACATTCGCCGCCACAGCGCCCGCAGGCCGGAAACCTCGTCGTCCAGCCCCGGCAGCCGCTGATGCTGGCGGCCGAACAGCAGCAGCCCCACACCGGTGGCATAGGCGGGATTGCGGATCACATCGGTGAGCCCGGTGACGTGGCGCGGCATTCCTAACCGCACCGGCATGTGGAAGATTTCCTCCGCCAGTTCCACCAAGCCCGCCAGCTTGGCGCTGCCGCCGGTGAGCACCACCCCACCGGGAATCAGATCCTCGAAGCCGCTGCGGCGCAGCTCGGCCTGGATCAGCATCAGCAGCTCCTCGCAGCGGGGCTCGACGATCTCGGCCAGGTTGTGGCGCGAGATCCGCCGCGGCGGGCGGTCGCCGATGCTGGGCACTTCGATCACGTCGTCGATGTCCGCCAGCTGGGTCAAGGCGCAGGCGTGTTCGATCTTGATGCGTTCGGCGTGATGGGTCGGGGTGCGCAGGGCGACGGCGATGTCGTTGCTGATCTGGTCCCCGGCGATGGGGATCACCGCGGTGTGGCGAATGGCGCCGTCGGTGTAGATGGCGATGTCGGTGGTGCCGCCGCCGATGTCCACCAGGCACACGCCGAGGTGGCGTTCGTCCTCGCTCAGCACCGCATGGGCCGAGGCCAGCTGTTCGAGGATGATGTCCTCCACCTCCAGACCGCAGCGGCGCACGCATTTGACGATGTTCTGGGCCGCGCTCACCGCCCCGGTGACGATGTGGACCTTGGCCTCCAGGCGGATGCCGGCCATGCCCACCGGCTCTTTGATGCCGGTCTGGCTGTCGATGATGTATTCCTGGGGCAGGACGTGGAGCAACTTTTGGTCTGCGGGGATCGCCACCGCCTTGGCGGAATCGAGCACCCGCTCCACATCGGCTGGCGTCACCTCTTTGTCCTTGATGGCGACGATGCCGTGGGAATTGAGACTACGGATGTGGCTGCCGGCGATGCCGACATAGACCGAATGAATCTGGAACCCGGCCATCAATTCGGCCTCCTCCACCGCCCGCTGGATCGCCTGGACCGTGGACTCGAGGTTGACCACCACCCCCTTCTTGAGGCCGGTGGAGGGATGGGTGCCGATGCCGACGATCTCGATCTCGTCCTCTTCGGGATTGTATTCGCCGACGATGGCGGCCACCTTGGAGGTGCCGATGTCGAGGCCGACGAGGATGTTCTGGTCTTTGCGTTTAGCCATGCTGCGCTTGCGTGTGTTTCACTTCGGTGGCGGGCTCGCGCAGGCGGAGCGCGAAGCCATGGTTGTAACGAGCGTCCACGTAGCCGATGCGGCGGCGGACGTCCGCCGTCAGCTGCCCCAGCGCCCGCGCCACCCCTTCGAAGGCGGCCTCGGGACGCACCCGGCCGAGCACCAGGGTCATCCCCTCGCGGGTTTCCAGGCGCCAGCTGCGGCGCGAATCCACCTGCAGGCGGACGATGTGCCAGCCCAGGGGCGCCAGGGCTGCGCCCATGCAGCGGTAGGCGGTCAGCAGGCGGGATTCGTAGCCTTCCGGGCCGCTCAGCAGGGGGAGACCGGCATACTCGCGGACGTCGTCGGCCGGAGTGAACTTCTCTCCTCGGGCATTGAGCAGGGAGGCATTCCCCCAGCGTACCACAGGGCGCTGCTCCCGCAGCTCGATCTGAAAGGTCCGGGGCCAGATCCGCTCGGCCCGCGCCGCCGCCACCCAGGGAAGCCGGCGCACGGCAGCGGCCACAGCGGTCAGATCCGTCCCCCAGTAACCGCGCAGGTGCGGAACGACGGCCTCCTTCAGCGCCGCCATGCGGACGTGACGCAGCGGACCGACGATCCGCACCTGGGGCGGTCCACTGTCCATTTCCCGCATTCGTTCCACCATGGCTCCCATCATACCGATCAATGCCAGCCCCCACAGGACCGTTTTAGCGCGCGACACTGGTTTCCAGAATACGCCATACCAAACGCTCGAAATCCAGACCGGCCGCCTGCGCCGCCATCGGCACCAGGCTGTGGTCGGTCATTCCCGGCACGGTGTTGACCTCGATCAGCCACGGCCGCCCCTGACGGTCGCGGAACAGGTCCACCCGAGCCCAGCCGCTGACCCGCAACACCTCGCAGGCCCGAGCGGCCAGTTGCTGCAGCGCCCGCTCCCCGGCCAGGGGCAAACCGCAAGGACACAGATAGCGGGTGTCGTCGGCCCGGTACTTGGCCTCGAAGTCATAGAAGGCCCGCGGCGTTTCCAAACGGATCAGAGGCAGCATTTCGCCCTGCAGCATCGCCGCGGTATATTCCTCGCCGTCGATCCATGCCTCGGCCATCACCGGACCGTAGTCCCGGGCCGCTTCCCAGGCGGCCGCCAGTTCCGCCGCCGTCTCCACCTTGCTCATGCCGATGCTGGAGCCTTCCAGAATCGGTTTGACGATCAGCGGGAAACCCAGGCGGTCGGCACACGCCGCCAGATCGCCCGCCTCCCGGAGCACCACCCAGTCCGGCGTGGGCAGCCCGGCCCCGCGCCAGCACAGCTTGGTGGCCAGCTTGTCCATGCTCAAAGCCGATCCCAGCACGCCGCTGCCGGTATAGGGCAGCCCCAACGCCTCCAGCAATCCCTGCAGCACCCCGTCCTCGCCGCCGCGGCCGTGAACCAGGTTGAAGACCCGGTCGAAGCCCTTGCCGCCCAGGGCCGCCAACGGCCGGTTGCCGATGTCCACCGCGACGGCGTCCACCCCCTGGCGCTGCAGGGCTGCGGTCACCGCCCGGCCGCCGGTAAGAGAAATCTCCCGCTCGGCGCTGGTGCCGCCCATGGCCACCGCCACTTTGCCGAATTGCCGGGGATCGTCGATCTTCATGGGGCGACTCCGATGATGCGCACCTCCAGCTCCAGGAGGATGCCGAAGCGGGCCTCGACCTCGGCCCGGGCCAGCTCGATCAGATGCTCGATGTCGGCGGCGGTGGCGGTGCCGGTGTTGATGATGAAATTGGCGTGCTGCTGCGAGATCCTGGCACCGCCGATCTGCCGCCCCTTCAGGCCGCAGGCTTCGATCAGGCGGGCCGCATGGTCTCCGGGCGGATTCTTGAACACCGAGCCGCAATTGGGCCAGCGGGTCGGCTGGGTGCGGTTGCGGCGCGCCAGCAGCTCGCGGATACGGTGCTGGCCTGCGCCGATGTCGCCGCGCTGCAACTTCAGCCAAGCCCCCAGGAACCATTCCCCCGGCGGCCCCTCGACCTGGCG comes from Methylomarinovum tepidoasis and encodes:
- the manA gene encoding mannose-6-phosphate isomerase, class I, producing the protein MMQDRIERAITAFRRDPAPLPLFCGVQHYAWGDPDYIPRLLGIPNPERKPFAELWIGAHPDLPAQAVIDGVKVPLDRLLAAAPTQLLGELADKYHGQLPFLLKILAAARPLSIQVHPDRRQAEAGYAREEAQGVPLDSPRRNYRDRNHKPELLSALTPFYALKGFRPEAEIEAELARIPEWAGLLRRLRECGLRRFYETLMTLPQAEVDALLGPVLQRLQREGPWSKEQREFWFLWADELYSQAGHHDRGLFSIFLLNFLRLRPGDAIFQAAGELHAYLQGVGVEIMANSNNVLRGGLTPKHVDVPALLEIVRFEGRPAEILRPVSHGMEAVYEVPVDEFRLSRIELAGGDVFDASGALRLGIVLEGRCQITWSRGRISLRCGQSYLIPHGFSCRFEAVEPVILYQGACRR
- the ftsZ gene encoding cell division protein FtsZ gives rise to the protein MKFEMVDDYGQNAVIKVIGIGGGGSNAVDHMVNSNIEGVEFICANTDAQALRKSAAKHVLQIGAELTKGLGAGANPEVGKQAAMDDRDRIQELIQGADMVFLTAGMGGGTGTGAAPVFAEIAKDMGVLTVAVVTKPFPFEGNKRRAIAEQGIEELSRYVDSLITIPNEKLLPVLGSQASLLQAFAAANDVLLGAVQGIAELITRPGLINVDFADVRTVMSEMGMAMMGTGSASGEERARKAAESAIASPLLEDINLQGAKGILVNITGGLDLSIGEFDIVGNTVKEFASEDAVVVVGTVIDPELQDEIRVTVVATGLEGGRSAAEPPVRLVEKKADGEVDYEELDRPAVIRRQPERVRKLNVPSGTPAAQEDDLDYLDIPAFLRRQAD
- the ftsA gene encoding cell division protein FtsA, with the protein product MAKRKDQNILVGLDIGTSKVAAIVGEYNPEEDEIEIVGIGTHPSTGLKKGVVVNLESTVQAIQRAVEEAELMAGFQIHSVYVGIAGSHIRSLNSHGIVAIKDKEVTPADVERVLDSAKAVAIPADQKLLHVLPQEYIIDSQTGIKEPVGMAGIRLEAKVHIVTGAVSAAQNIVKCVRRCGLEVEDIILEQLASAHAVLSEDERHLGVCLVDIGGGTTDIAIYTDGAIRHTAVIPIAGDQISNDIAVALRTPTHHAERIKIEHACALTQLADIDDVIEVPSIGDRPPRRISRHNLAEIVEPRCEELLMLIQAELRRSGFEDLIPGGVVLTGGSAKLAGLVELAEEIFHMPVRLGMPRHVTGLTDVIRNPAYATGVGLLLFGRQHQRLPGLDDEVSGLRALWRRMCRWFQGNF
- a CDS encoding cell division protein FtsQ/DivIB — translated: MSRAKTVLWGLALIGMMGAMVERMREMDSGPPQVRIVGPLRHVRMAALKEAVVPHLRGYWGTDLTAVAAAVRRLPWVAAARAERIWPRTFQIELREQRPVVRWGNASLLNARGEKFTPADDVREYAGLPLLSGPEGYESRLLTAYRCMGAALAPLGWHIVRLQVDSRRSWRLETREGMTLVLGRVRPEAAFEGVARALGQLTADVRRRIGYVDARYNHGFALRLREPATEVKHTQAQHG
- a CDS encoding D-alanine--D-alanine ligase, with product MKIDDPRQFGKVAVAMGGTSAEREISLTGGRAVTAALQRQGVDAVAVDIGNRPLAALGGKGFDRVFNLVHGRGGEDGVLQGLLEALGLPYTGSGVLGSALSMDKLATKLCWRGAGLPTPDWVVLREAGDLAACADRLGFPLIVKPILEGSSIGMSKVETAAELAAAWEAARDYGPVMAEAWIDGEEYTAAMLQGEMLPLIRLETPRAFYDFEAKYRADDTRYLCPCGLPLAGERALQQLAARACEVLRVSGWARVDLFRDRQGRPWLIEVNTVPGMTDHSLVPMAAQAAGLDFERLVWRILETSVAR